A stretch of DNA from Nitrospirota bacterium:
TATTTCTATAAGACCGGAGATGGGGATCATATCGGGCCTGTGTATCCGCGATATTGAGATGGGTTATTGCCGAGGTCTTGTCGCCTTTCTCCAAGAGGAGTTCAGCGAGGGCAAGATGAGGGAACGGATCGGTGGGGTTCAGTCGAATTGCCCTGTTGAGGAACTGAGATGTCATTGCCGGGTCGCGGAGTTCCCAGTACGCTTGTGTCAGGTTCATGTAGGCGAGCGGATTGGCTGGGTCCGACGCAACGGCTTTCTTAAAGGCTTTGACGGAAAGTGCGCTCCCTCCGAACTTTTCCTGTTGCACACCGAGATTGTTCCAGAGTGATGCGGTGTACCGCCTGGCCTCGGCTTTTCCCACCCTTTTGTTCGAGAGGGCCATTAAACGGCGTTCTGCTTCCCTGAAGTTTCCCTTATCCACTTCGTCGCGAATGATCCCGAGCGCATCAGTCGGTGCTTGACCGAGATCAATCAGTCGTGATTGCGGAACATCCCACGACGGGTATTCGTGCGTTCCCGACAACGCGAAGCTGGGTGGGCGTTGTAGGGGGAGAGGCTCCGGGGTCTGCCGCGATACTGGCCCCGAAGTCAAATATGCCGGTTTCAGCCACGTGTGGTAGCCGATAAACAGCACGAGCGCGAGGGCGAGGAATTTGAGGATAGAGGAGATATCGCGCTGATATTTCACAACACAGTGTCCTCGTAGTTTTCAAACGGTCTGTTTGAAGCTATCGGCCGCGAAAGATATTGCTGCCGGATTTCACCGTCTTCCAGAGCGTTGTGTCGTGACACCGATCACATTGTGGGCCGAAACTTCCCTCATGCTTGTCGTCCTTCTTATGACAACTGACACAGGAGGAGGATGAGTTGACCTTCTTGTCCATACGCTCGGTATGACAGGCATAACAATCGAGCCCGTTATGACCACCGTCAAGTTTGAAGCGGGTTCGCGTGTCATGATTGAAGTCCCAGAGTTTCCAATCCCGTAGGCTGTGGCAGTCCTGGCATTCCGTGCCCAGCCTGCGCCGGTGCACATCGTCCTTGTTGTGGCAGGCATAGCAGTCTGTGGGCGTCTTGTCTTGATACAGCCGTCCCTTGTGACAACTCTCGCAGGTCGCTGCGCGATGCTTGGCGAGGAGAGGGTATTTGGTGTCTCGATCATGATCGAATGAGACCGTTTTCCATCGTTCCTCGGCGTGGCATTTATCGCACTTCACCCCGAAGTTGGACCGATGGATATCGTCTTTCTTGTGGCAGGCGTAGCAGTCGGTCGGTGTCTTGTCTTTGTAGAGGGTGCCTTTGTGGCATCCGTCGCATTTGGTCTTCCGGTGGTAACCCTTTAGCCGATACGGCGTATCACGATCATGATCAAAGAGCAGGACTTTCCAGCTCCGTTCGGTGTGACAGCTCTCGCATTTTTCGGTAAATCGTCCCTTATGCTTGTCGTCCTTCTTGTGGCAGGCATTGCAGTCGGCCGGAGTCTTATCTTTATAGAGGTGCCCCTTATGGCAGGACTCGCACTTGGTTGTGATATGCCGCCCCCGTAGCGGGTATTTTGAGTGCAAGTCATGGTCGAACATGATGATTTTCCAATCGCTCTCCGAGTGGCAGGTCTCGCATCTCTCTCCGTACGTCCCTCTGTGTTTGTCATCTTTCTTGTGGCAGGCAAAACAATCTGACGGCGCATCTTTGAATGCGGGAGTCAGATGACATTTCGTGCATTCGACCTTGGCGTGTTTACCCATCAATGGGAAACGAGACTTGTTATGGTCGAAGGGCGCCTTCTTCCATGACCGGTCGTCGTGACAGTCCTCGCACTTCGTGCCTTCCTGTCCTTTATGCTTGTCGTCTTTCTTATGGCAGGAGTAACAGTCCATGGGGGTTTCCTTGTAGCGATCGTTCGCGTGGCAGCCTTTGCAAGGCACCTCCGCATGCTTGTTCCGAAGCTTGTAGCGAGTCTTGTCGTGATCGAACCGGATCTCTTTCCAATCCCTATCCGTATGACAGGCGGAGCAGGCGCTACCGACCTTCCCTTTGTGCTTATCGTCTTTCTTGTGGCAAGCGTAGCAATCTGACGGCGTATCGCGATACTTGATCTTGGGTGTGTGACAGGCCTTGCACTCGATTTTCTTAGAGTTGGCATGGGCGCCCTTGAGTGGGAAGTCAGTCTGTCCGTGATTGAACGTCTGCTCCGTGATCGGTGCGATGTTCTCCGTTCTGCCTTTGTGATCTGTGTGGCAATCCTTGCATTCACGCTGTTCCTTGAATCGTCCGTGCGATCCCAGCTTCTGCTCAACGTCCGTGCGAATGTCTTTGTGACAATCCTGGCAGAGACTATTCATTGCTGCCTTGTCGAACCGTTTGTGGCACTTGGTACAGTCTTCTTCCCATTTGGCATGGCCCTCGATTACTTGCCCTGGCATCAAGGCGGTCTCGACATTGTCTGCCCGGGCCGGTGCTCCTATGAGCATCAACATGCCGAAGAGAGTAATGAGCAGGTAGCAGGGTGAGGCCAGCACAGTTGATAGGCCTCAGTACATGTATGCGGCCACGATGTGAAAAATCGTACAGGCGGCCAGGATGTAGATGAGTGGAATGTGGAGCACGTGCCACCACGAGAAGAGACGTTCGTAGGTACTAAACTGGGCGACGCGCTCGCTTTCTCTCAAATACGAGGACGCCAATTGAATCGCTTCTGATGCCCCGTGATGGAATTCTGGGTGCCGTTCGGTTTTCAGAATTCTGCGCAGCTCTCTCGCGCAGCGAAAAGCCAGGATGTGTCTTCTCAGGCCGATCGTCAGGGGGCTGAAGAGGTGCGAGGTGAAGGAACGGTCGGGTTGCGTCGAGTCCCGCTCGAAAGATTTGAGCCATTGTTCGACTCGAGGCGCAAAGTGTAGTCGGGACTTGGCATCATGTGAATCGCTTGAAAATTTCTCCTGAATTTCCCCCAGCGTGGCACGACGGCCGTAGAGACCATGGTGAATCTTCGTGTAAACAAAGCGGCCGATAATGCCACTGATGACGACACCCAGCATGCTGACGAGAGCTATCGTGGCGTTCAGGGACCTCAGATGAAAGGTTGAGTGAAATAGGATGAGCGTGGGCCCGACGATCCCCATGATCATGTGGATACGAAACCAGTGTTTCAGCGCACCCCAGCGATGCATGAAGCGCACATGCTTGCGCAGTGGATAGGCCAGCATCGCAAGCATCATCACTGAACCGGTAACTCCCAGGTAAAAGCCAAAGTTCGAGCGGGGAGTGTAATAATTACCGGCGGCCACTTTGTAGGCTACCCAGATCGATAAGCCCGCGAGTACGCAGGCCAGCAGTCGCCCCGGCAGGGGGGGAGAATCGGATGTCACGTTTTCATCCGGTCTTGAAGCGCGCCGAGTTGCCGGGCGAGATGTTTCGATTGTTCGCCTTTGGACTCGAGGAAGAGGTTCAGCGATGGCCATAGCAGTTCATCCTCTGTTTGTTGAGAGAGTGTTGGTTCCCTGCATCGAAGATCCTGATTGCATAGAGCAACTCCCGCGCCCGTGTTGCGGTGCACGATCCTTGCGGGGTTTCGAACATTTATGACCTGTAGGTCTGTATAGAGTGTAGGTGCCGGCCTGCAAACTTGTACAGGAAGAGACCTGCGCCTATGGGTAGATCTACCCAGGCAGAATCTACGCCCCTCTTAAGAAATCAGAAGCTTGCGATGTTTCAGTTGTAAGAGGTACGTCGCTTGCTTTGTCCACTTACTTATCCGTGCTGTTGGGATCGCATTTTCGCGATCTGCTCATGAGAGCGTATACCTAGTAATTATAACTAATTGGTAAAACTGGCGCACCCAAGAGAGATTGCGCCAATGCCGAATGCACGAATGACTAGGATGACTAGCCTGACAGGACATCGGTTCTTTGCCTGGACAATTGTTTTCGGGTTTCTGGCGGTATGCAGCACGATGTTGTTGATGCCGGAGGCCGCGTCTGCCCAGGGAAGTAGCCGCACAGGCATTGAAATCGATCACAGTAGTACCGGTTTCCCGCTCAGCGGGGGGCACGCGCAGGTTGTGTGCGAGCGGTGTCACTTACAGGGCATCTTTCGGGGAACCCCCACGCAATGTATGCAATGCCACTCCCCCGGCGGACGAGTCGTCTCCACTTTCAAACCGACGAATCACATACCGACCACTGTTAATTGCAGCAGCTGCCACAGGACGACAAATTGGACGCCTGCGTTTTTTACGCACAACGGCGTGGCGCCGGGAACCTGTTCCAGATGCCATAACCAAACTATCGCATCAGGCAAGCCTGCGACCCATATTCCGACGACCATGGCCTGCGACAGTTGCCACCGGACGGTTGGCTGGACTGGTGCGGCCTTCAAACATACTGGAGTTGGGCCAGGTACTTGCGCTACTTGCCACAACGGTATCCAGGCTCCGGGGAAGTCGGCTGGGCACGTGGCTACTACTGCTTCGTGCGATTCCTGCCATCGAGTGGGTGCGGCGAATTGGGTACTTACCAGCACAGGTTACAATCACGCGGGTGTGGTGCCGGGCACCTGCGCCACCTGCCATAACGGCTCGACAGCGCGGGGTAAATCGGCGAGTCACGTCCCGACGACGCAGGCCTGCGATACCTGCCATAAGTCGACGACGACGTTTGTCGGGGCCGGGTTCAATCACACGGGGATCGTCAGTGGCTGTGCGACCTGCCACAACGGCTCGACAGCGCGGGGTAAATCGGCGAGTCACATCCCGACGACGCAGGCCTGCGAGACCTGCCATAAGTCGACGACGACATTCCTGGGCACCGCATTTAACCACACGGGGATCGTGAGTGGCTGTGCGACCTGCCACAACGGCTCGACGGCGTTGGGCAAATCGGCGAGTCACGTCCCGACGACGCAACCCTGCGAGACCTGCCATAAGTCGACGACGACGTTCCTGGGCACCGCATTTAACCACACGGGGATCGTGAGTGGCTGTGCGACCTGCCATAACGGCTCGACGGCGCGGGGCAAATCGGCGAGTCACGTGCCGACGACGCAACCCTGCGAGACCTGCCATAAGTCGACGACGACGTTTACGGGAGCACAGTTTAACCACACGGGCATTACGACTGGTTGTGCGACCTGCCATAACGGCTCGACGGCGTTGGGCAAACCAGCGAACCACATCCCGGTCACCACGGCTTGCGAGACCTGTCACAAGTCCACAACGGCCTTTTCCGGATCGAGATACCACAGTTCGGTGGTGGCCACGCCAGGGCAATGCAACACCTGCCATGAGCGCGGCATGAATTGGTTAGGGGTGCAGGGTACTAGACCGTCGGACCATACGAGTACTAAACCCAAACCCAACTCAAACGCGCCAAACTCTTGTGACAACTCAGGCTGCCACAGGGTCGGCGGCAGCTTCTAGAAAGTCAGAGGTGATGTGTCTATAGGTGGAACGAACGGGGTGCATTCCGGAGTATGACGGGGCTGTGTCCATTGCGAGAATGTGAAAACGATGTTGGAAAATATGTGATGGCTCGCGATCAGGGATTCACATGACAGGCCAGGGTCTACACCGAGACCTTTCCAGATTCAACTCCGATCAACCGTCATTAAACGCAGAGAGGGTATGTATTGAGATCATGTCGTGGTGGTACGTTGCGCCATGCCCTGGCGGGGCTCGTGCTCTGTGGAATTATGACCTGCGCTGGGCTGTTGTCTCCTGCGTTGACAACTGCCCAAGTGCTCGACCGTATCGAAATTATTGAAACTCCCACGGCGGCCGAAATTCACATCATCTTCAATACCAGAGCGTTGTACTTGAGGCATACGCCTTCTGAAAAGGGTGATTACGTCACCATTTTCCTCGACTTTCCTGGGCAGGATCGCTCCCGTCGATTCGCACGAGAATTGGCCGTCTCGCCGCCCAGCGATTTGATCCCGAAATTTAGGGTCACCTTTCCCGACCAAGGGACGAATGGACTTTCCATCCAATTTGAAAAACCGGTGCGATTCAGAATCAGTCAGCGGGGTATCCCG
This window harbors:
- a CDS encoding cytochrome c3 family protein — protein: MLMLIGAPARADNVETALMPGQVIEGHAKWEEDCTKCHKRFDKAAMNSLCQDCHKDIRTDVEQKLGSHGRFKEQRECKDCHTDHKGRTENIAPITEQTFNHGQTDFPLKGAHANSKKIECKACHTPKIKYRDTPSDCYACHKKDDKHKGKVGSACSACHTDRDWKEIRFDHDKTRYKLRNKHAEVPCKGCHANDRYKETPMDCYSCHKKDDKHKGQEGTKCEDCHDDRSWKKAPFDHNKSRFPLMGKHAKVECTKCHLTPAFKDAPSDCFACHKKDDKHRGTYGERCETCHSESDWKIIMFDHDLHSKYPLRGRHITTKCESCHKGHLYKDKTPADCNACHKKDDKHKGRFTEKCESCHTERSWKVLLFDHDRDTPYRLKGYHRKTKCDGCHKGTLYKDKTPTDCYACHKKDDIHRSNFGVKCDKCHAEERWKTVSFDHDRDTKYPLLAKHRAATCESCHKGRLYQDKTPTDCYACHNKDDVHRRRLGTECQDCHSLRDWKLWDFNHDTRTRFKLDGGHNGLDCYACHTERMDKKVNSSSSCVSCHKKDDKHEGSFGPQCDRCHDTTLWKTVKSGSNIFRGR